A stretch of Camelina sativa cultivar DH55 chromosome 18, Cs, whole genome shotgun sequence DNA encodes these proteins:
- the LOC109124716 gene encoding ER membrane protein complex subunit 8/9 homolog has protein sequence MGMGSNGELKYEISQNAYIKLVLHSLRHKTAAVNGILIGRVSPKDDGVVEISDSVPLFHSNLALLPPLEISLIMIEEHYVAQGLSIVGYFHANERFDDVELCGVAKNIGDHISRYFPQAPILLLNSKKLEALSKGKERSPVMQLCVKDASKNWRVVGADGGSKLLLKEPSANVVLSDYISSEKWKDVTDVDDHLDDVTKDWLNPGLFN, from the exons ATGGGGATGGGAAGTAACGGCGAATTGAAGTATGAGATCTCTCAGAACGCGTACATCAAACTCGTTCTCCACTCGCTGCGACACAAGACGGCGGCGGTCAACGGAATCTTAATCGGAAGAGTCAGCCCTAAGGACGACGGAGTTGTAGAGATCTCAGATTCTGTCCCGCTCTTTCACTCTAACCTCGCTCTCCTCCCTCCTCTTGAGATCTCCCTCATCATG ATTGAGGAGCATTACGTGGCTCAAGGATTGAGTATTGTTGGATACTTTCATGCGAACGAGAGGTTTGATGATGTTGAGCTCTGTGGTGTGGCTAAGAACATTGGTGATCACATCTCTCGCTATTTCCCTCAGGCACCAATTCTCTTG TTGAACAGCAAAAAGCTTGAAGCCTTGTCAAAGGGTAAAGAGCGAAGCCCTGTGATGCAG CTATGTGTGAAGGATGCTTCTAAGAACTGGAGAGTGGTTGGAGCAGATGGAGGAAGCAAGCTACTCTTGAAAGAGCCATCGGCCAATGTAGTTTTGTCAGATTACATCTCATCTGAGAAATGGAAGGACGTCACAGATGTTGATGATCATCTTGATGATGTTACCAA GGACTGGCTAAACCCTGGACTTTTCAACTGA
- the LOC104763485 gene encoding uncharacterized membrane protein At1g06890-like codes for MGLVDSLFGKDARKFLKRKDSDAAEAGRALEELRSSLYNELKTSEGAKRQQQRFCGPVVAMSFNFIVAVGIILANKLVMGRVGFNFPIFLTLIHYTVAWILLAFFKSLSLLPMSPPSKTTPFSSLFSLGAVMAFASGLANTSLKHNSVGFYQMAKIAVTPTIVLAEFVLFKKTISSTKVMALAVVSLGVAIATVTDLEFNLFGALVAVAWIIPSQQANWTALALMWKTTPFTVFFLLALMPWRDPPGVLLFKWDLGNSSAILISALLGFFLQWSGALALGATSATSHVVLGQFKTCVILLGGYVIFGSDPGFISICGAVAALVGMSVYTWLNLPGKPNDHISSKQLPKQNVIISKPKAEADDGGGETGVAVVSIDPIHSKTTTANIV; via the exons GAAGAGCTTTGGAGGAACTCAGAAGTTCTTTATACAATGAGCTTAAAACATCAGAAGGAGCTAAAAGGCAACAACAGAGATTTTGTGGCCCTGTTGTTGCAATGTCCTTCAATTTCATTGTTGCTGTTGGCATCATCCTCGCCAATAAACTA GTGATGGGAAGAGTTGGATTCAATTTTCCAATCTTTCTAACATTGATTCACTATACCGTTGCTTGGATACTTCTAGCTTTCTTCAAGTCTCTCTCTTTGCTTCCAATGTCTCCTCCATCAAAGACTACacctttctcctctctcttctctcttggaGCTGTCATGGCCTTTGCTTCTGGACTCGCTAATACCAGTCTCAAACACAACAG tGTTGGATTCTATCAGATGGCTAAGATCGCAGTGACACCAACGATTGTTCTTGCAGAGTTTGTTCTTTTCAAGAAAACTATCTCTTCCACAAAG GTCATGGCATTAGCTGTAGTATCTCTAGGGGTGGCAATTGCGACAGTGACAGATCTagaatttaatttgtttggcGCATTGGTAGCTGTTGCTTGGATTATCCCAAGT CAACAAGCTAATTGGACTGCCCTGGC ATTGATGTGGAAGACAACACCATTTACCGTCTTCTTCTTATTGGCTCTCATGCCATGGCGTGACCCACCTGGAGTTTTACTGTTCAAATGGGATTTAGGTAACTCTTCTGCCATCCTCATCTCGGCTCTTCTCGGGTTTTTCCTCCAATGGTCTGGTGCACTAGCTCTCGG GGCAACCTCGGCAACATCTCATGTAGTATTAGGGCAATTCAAGACATGTGTGATCTTGCTTGGAGGTTACGTTATCTTCGGGTCCGATCCTGGCTTCATCAGCATCTGCGGCGCTGTGGCAGCTCTTGTCGGTATGTCTGTCTACACGTGGCTCAATCTTCCGGGAAAACCCAACGATCACATCTCGAGCAAGCAGCTTCCAAAACAAAACGTTATCATTTCAAAACCTAAAGCCGAGGCTGACGATGGAGGAGGAGAGACCGGAGTAGCCGTAGTCTCTATTGACCCAATTCACTCCAAGACGACAACTGCAAATATCGTATAg